The genome window ACTGAGACTGAGTTGTTGCATCCAATTCTGTTCCGAGCTGAGCAAATGCTTCCAACTCTCGGAACTGAGCAAGTTCTAGCTTCAAGGTTCCAGCAACTTTTTTCATTGCTTTGATCTGAGCTGCAGATCCAACCCTAGATACGGAAATTCCAACATCAACAGCAGGACGAACACCCGAAGCAAAAAGGTTGGATTGAAGATAAATCTGACCATCAGTAATCGAAATTACGTTGGTTGGAATATATGCAGAAACTTCACCCTCTTGGGTTTCGATGATTGGTAGTGCTGTCATTGATCCTGCACCGTATTTATCATCTAATTTAGCGGCTCTTTCGAGTAGACGTGAATGGAGATAGAAAACGTCACCAGGATACGCTTCACGACCTGGAGGTCTCTTAAGTAATAGTGACATTTGACGGTAAGCAACAGCTTGCTTAGAAAGGTCATCATATACAACTAGAGTAGGCTTCTTCTCATCATACATAAAGTATTCAGCCATACTTGCACCACAATAAGGAGCGATAAACTGAAGTGGCGCTGGATCAGATGCGTTCGCTGCAACAACAATTGTGTATGCCATAGCACCTTTTGCTTTGAGCTTCTCAACCAAACCAGCGATAGTGGATGCTTTTTGTCCAATCGCAACATAAACACAGATAACTCCTGTGTCTTTCTGATTGATGATAGTATCTATAGCAATAGCAGTCTTACCAGTTCCACGGTCACCGATGATCAACTCACGTTGTCCACGACCAATTGGAATCATTGCGTCAACGCTCAAAATTCCAGTTTGCATCGGCTCGCTTACCGGTTGTCTCATGGAGATTCCAGGTGCCGGAGATTCTACCGCTCTTGATTTGCTAGAAAGGATTGGACCTTTTCCATCAATCGGTTCACCTAACGGATTCACAACGCGACCCAAAAGTTCGGGACCAACTGGAACTTGAAGAATAGCTCCCGTTCTCTTAACGGTAAATCCTTCTTGAATAGCAGTATAGTCTCCTAAGATTACGACCCCGACAGAGTTCTCTTCCAAGTTCAATACTTGGCCTTTGACTCCGTTCTGGAATTCGATCAATTCCCCAGCCATTACGTTCGAAAGTCCGTAAACTCTGGCAATACCATCCCCTACTTCTAGAACGGTACCGACTTCATCGATGTTTAGATTCTTCTTAAAATTTTGTATTTCTTTTTTTAGAACCGACGTTACTTCGTCTGTTTTAATTTTCATAAATTGCTCCGACGGTTATTTTCTTAGCGAGAAGAGACTCTTTTATAGTTCTCAACTTACTTTGGATAGATGCATCCACCAGGTAATCGTTCATCCGAATCACGAAACCACCAACAATGTCAGGTGATATTTCATTGCGAATGACCGCTGATGTTTTGAATTTTTCCTCGAGTGTTTTCTTAATTCTAGATATCTCTGATTCAAGCATAGGCTCCCGAGAATAGAGCGTTACTTGACTGCGTCCTCTTAATTTATCAACGCCTTCGGAAAACACCGAACAAATCTCGGGGAAAAATTCCAAACGACCTTTATTGCTGAGGACTCCAATAAAAGAAGAAACGATTTCGCTCACTTTTCCTTTTAATGAATTCATTAACACAGTTTCTTTTTCTTCCGGCTTAACTACCGGTGATAGAATAAATTGCATAATTTCTGGATCGGTAAAAAGGATAGTCTCGACATCTCGAAGCTCTCCTTCTACCTCTTCCAAGGCAGGACCGCTGGACACCAAATCCAACAGTGCTTGGCTGTAAACAGTTGATACCTGGCTCTGATTCATTATAGGTGTCTAGATCCTTTCCAGCTTACTTAATTCTTTATCAATAAAACTTGCGTAATCATCTTTCTTAAGTTGCTTTTCTAAAATCTCACTTGCAATCAGAACTGACATTTCTGCCACTTGAATCTGCAACTCTTGAACCGCCTTTGCTTTCGCAAGTTCGATATCCCGTACAGATTGTTCTTTCAACTTTCGAATATCCGAATTCGCATCTTCGATCATTTTGTTTTTGAGATTGACTGCATCCGATTTAGCTTCGTTGATGATCGCAAGAGCCTCATCCTTAGCATGATTGACCTTTTCTTGGTAATCTCTAAGTACTTTCTCTGCATCACTACGAAGTGATGTAGCTTTTTCGATCTCACTTTCGATTCCAGCTGCACGCTCATCGAGTGCTGTTAGGATTTTGTCCCAAGCAAACTTCTTCAAAATGAAGACAACGATTAAGAATGTAACCAGGGTCCAAATTACTAGACCCGGATTCACATCCAGCAGATTCAAACCTCCACCAGCTCCTAGGAAAACCAAGGTTTTACCTATTTCTGCTCAGTTTGAGCAGCTGGGGTTTTTGCTACAGATTTCGGAAGCTCTGTATTCAATAGAGATCCAGCTTGGAACATGATTACAAGTGCGAACAATGCAGCACCTTCAATCAACGCCGCAGCGATAATCATACCTGTTTGAATAGGTCCAGCAGCGTCTGGCTGACGGCTCATACCTTCAACAGCAGATCCACCAATTCTTCCAATTCCAAGTCCAGCTCCAAGAATAGCTAAACCAGCTCCAATTCCAACTCCAATGTATCCTAAACCAAAGTCCATATTGAGTGTAACTCCTATTGATATTTAAAAATTTTCCAAAAAATTCATTTTAGTGTCGATGCATCACAGAACCAACGAAGATTGATGTGAGCAAAACAAATATGTAAGCTTGCAAAAAAGCTACAAATATTTCCAAAACATAAATTGCTCCCGCACCAACAATGGCAACAGGCACAATATAATAGGTCTGAAATTTAAAAATGAATCCAATTAACGCAAGTATGATGACGTGACCCGCTGTCATATTTGCCAAGAGACGCACTGTAAGAGCAAAGCATTTCGCAAGTGGAGACACAATGAACTCAAGAGGCCACATCAATGGCCAAAGTGCAAGAGGAACACCATTAGGAACTGAATGCGGAATGAATTTGATTCCTTGGTAAGCAAAACCAGTTCCCATGATCAATAAAAATGTCATTATAGCTAAAGAAACAGTGACACTTACGTCACCTGTCGTTGTTATACCACTCCAAACCAATGCTAACGGATGGTGATGCCCAGCATCAGAAAACAAAGTAAAGATCTCACCGATTGGTGGAATGATTCCCATCAAGTTACCTGATAGAATAAAGAAAAACAGAGTCAACATGTAGTGATAATATGCGTGGCCATGACCATGCATGCTTCCATCAACTACGTCTTTCTTGATAAATCCAACTAAAGCTTCCACTCCGTTTGCAAATCGACCATTGACTTTCATTGGATTCTTAGAAATCTTACTTGCTGCAGGAATAAATATCAATAGAAGAATCAAGCAACCAATCCACATCATGGTTACTCGTTTGGTAATATGCATGTCCAATCCACCAACATAGTGGTAGGATTTGTGATCACTGTCATGGAAAATAGCTGAGTTGTTCGGATCAAATCCTGCGCTACCTTCGTAAACTTTTTCCCCACCGAAGTTCAAAGGGAAAACTGGAGCGTCACTCAAGTGATGAACGATTACGCCATTGAGATCAAATTCTTCACCCTCAGTTGATGAAGCAACCACTGGGTTAGTGAATAAAAATAATGAAAAAATAATTGTTACTAATATTTGGTTTAGTCTAAAATTCATAAATTGGTTCATTGATTCCTGTAATGGATCAGTAATTCGTGCCCTCATAGCTCTTCTTCTTTCTGTATGATGAGGGAGTGGTTGTCCTTTGTCCAGACAGCTACAAATACAAATATTGCAAGAAAGCCAAAATAAGCAAGAAAAAATCCCAAAATAAATTCTGATCCTCCATCGCGCATTCCAATAACCAAAATTGCTAAACTTCCAAAAAAAGATAATAAAATGAGTCCTGCTTGTCCAAGCCCAGACTTAGCTCCGTAGATTCTAAACAGAATAAATTTGGCTTCAAACAAAATTGTCTGGAATCCAAGGCAAAGAAAAAATCCATTCTGTACGCTAGGAAATAAGTAAATGACAATGATTGTAAAAACTAATAAACCTAAAAGAAATAAAGTTTGGAATTTTAAAGGAGGGAGTTTGCCAAAATCAATGGGAGTTTTCAATCTTGCCTCGTTCTTCGAACTATATGAAACAAACCCAAAGAAAAACCAAGGATCATTCCTAAGAGTAGTATCCAAGGAGCTGAACCCAATTGCTTATCCAGCCAAGATCCACCGAGCAGAAAAAACAAGATGATTCCCGTAAATTCTGTTCCAAGTCCAGCAAGATGCCAAGCTGATTTTATTTTAGGAGTCTTCCGATCCTGTCCCAACGAACGTCCATTCTCCAAATTCGATACAAAATCGTTCTCTTGAGCCAGTCCATTCTAGGTTCAAATTCTTCGGAACTACTAGAATTCCCGTATGAATCAATTTCATTGGGTTGGCAATAATTTAAGATATTTGCGGCATCCCATTTCTCAGCCTCATAGGGTCCTTTTTCGGAGAGCTCAAGTCCATCCTTGAACTGACAAGTATGATCTTTCCAATTGATAGAGAAATAGATGATCAATGCTTTGCCTAAAATATCTTCTCTCGGAACAAAACCCCAACCTCGTGAATCATGTGAATTGTCACGATTGTCACCCATAACCATATAGTGACCATCTGGAATCAAACATCCATTGGAGAAATCGCAGTTGAAACGAGCTCCAGCATTGCGGATGTCATCGGAAGTCTCCAATAGTAGATGCTGGAATTCTCCTTTCGTTTCCCGAAATAAAGTTCCTGAGGAAGCTCGAATGTCATCGACGTCCGCAAGCTCTTTTCCTTGAGGAACCTCTTCTGGTGCGTAGTCAAGAAAAGAGTCGGAGCCAATTGGACGGTATTCAATAAATGCATATAAAATACGACCTTTTGATGTTTCCATATATTTTCTTGTTAGGCGGATTGTATCACCGGGCATACCGATTACCCTTTTGACAAATCTCTTAGAAAATATTCCCTCACGAGTCTCGCCGTAATTGAGGGCATCATCCGGCGGAATAAAAGTTACGATATCACCACGGCGGGGATCATCTATCCTGTAAATTTCTTTCTCAGTAAACGGGATTCGAAGCGAATATCGCATTTTATTGACAAAAAGAAAATCCCCTATTTTCAAAGTTGGGATCATTGAGCCAGAAGGTATGTTATTTGCGTCCAAAATTGATGATTTGAATGCGAAAACGAGAACGATTATACCTAGAAATGAAGAAAGTGAAGAAACAAACGAGGGGCTGTCTTCTTCAACTTCTTCGAGTTTTGATTTATTCCAAAATGCCATGTTCGAGTAGAGAATGATTTCGTTGCGTTTTCTGTCAAGAAAGGGAAAAAAAACGGGAAAAATGCTTGTACACCAAATGAATTTCACCGAGGATATACGAGAGGGTGCCATGTCCAATCTGAAAGAATATCTTAAACATTACCCAATTCTTGCCATTAAAACTGGAACGGAAACAGAGGATATGGGCTCCGAAGAAATTCTCTATCTAAAAAAACTTTGTGCCAACCTACTCCCTGTTTATGTAAAAATTGGCGGTCCCGAAGCAAGAAACGATATGCGGATATGCCAGAAAATTGGAGTGGAAGGAATTTCCGCGCCAATGATCGAGTCCGAATATGCATTACGAAATTTTATCTCATCTCTTAAGAACGTCGTTGCTCCAAAATACTATCAATCGCTTCGCAAGTCCATAAATCTAGAAACAATAACTGGATACAAAAACTATTTGGATATTCTGGATAGACCAGAAATAAATGAGTTAGATCAAATAACAGCCGCTAGATCAGATTTATCTGCATCCATGGATAGAAAGCCAGATGATCCAGAAGTAACGCGAGTTACGAGAAATATTGTTAGGATGGCCAAGGAGCGCGGACTCAATACTTGCGTTGGCGGAACGATAACTAAAAAGAATTTTGATCTCATTCGAGAAGAAATCCAACCTGATTTTATCAATTCAAGACATATCATGGTTGATGTGTCAAAACTAAAATCAATCACAGGAGAAGAGATTGCTGAAGCGATGCTTTCTATTGAGATTGAAATCTATGAGCTATTTGCAAAAGAGTTCCCAGAAAAATCCTATCATTACAAAAATAGAATTGAAACCAATCGCGAAAGAATCGGAGAACGGAAAGTACTTTATTTTATTAGATGAAGCCAAACTTCATTCGAAGCATCTTTTTTGCTTTTGTTATTCTCTATTTTTTCAATTTGTTTTTGTATCCACATTCTGATCCAAGAATATTTCATAGAATTTTTGCTTACATTGCAATATTAATTGGAACTATCCTATTTTATTATCTGTATTCAAATCGGCTTGCTATAACAAATAATAGCAACTCATCTGACTCAATAACTCATAAAATAAAATCCAATTATGAAACGTCTTCTGAGGAAGGCTTCAATTCGAAGAAAATTTATTTATTTTATGTATTTATCGGAATCATTCTTTCTTTAACTTTTATCGTTCATTTCGTTCTCGTAACATTCGGACTGCAATCCATATTTTTCTTAGGTGAACTAGACTTTGTTTCTATGGGAGAAATTATCAACAACATCGCAAGAGATGGTAATTTTACATCCCGCTTTCACGGCGACTTTCAATCTTCCTATCTCGCACATCATTTCGCTCCGGGACTTGTTTTCTATGTTCCGTTTTTTTGGCTAACGAATGATCGGCTTATTCTCGCTTGGTCCCAATGTTTTTATACTTTAGTAATTATTGTTCTAATCTATTTGAATATAAAAAAATACAATTGGAAATCTTGGGAATATTATTTCTGGATATTGATTTTTGCATCTAATATCTATTTGTACAGATTGTCTTTATCTTATCACTTTGAGATCCTCTATGTAATTTTCTTTCTCGGGATTATCTATTTTCGCAATCAATCCAATATCTTCGGAGAAATTTTATGCTTATTTTCTGCGATCAGCATAAAAGAAGATATTGCCATCTACTTAGGATTGTTCTATGCAATTGAATCAATTACAAGCTTCAAGATTATTTTAGGAAGTCCAAAGAACACAATTCAGTTAGGTTCTATAAATATTAGTACAACTGAAAAGAAAGAATGGATATTACCTATAAAAGATTTCTGCATAAGTCTTTTCTGTATTTTGACATTTTTCATTTTTACTCCCCTTCTAAGGAATCTAATGGAAGTCAATAGCGACGAAAATTGGCTTAGTATATGGTCTAACTGGGGAACCACACCTGTACAAATTGTTACAACAGTTATCTTTCATCCAATTGATTTCCTAACTTCCATTTTTGCAAAAAAAAATATTCTTCTAGAAATCTCGATGGGATTTGCTTTTCTATTTTGGTTATCCCCTAAACATTTTATCTACATATTTATGATCAGCTGCTTGCATTTTATATCCTCTAGGGAATGGCATAACGAATTGTACAATTATTATATCTATCCGATCTTACCCGTTTTGATTATAGGAACCATTGAAGGTTGGAACAGAATTCGGAAATATCTTGGCCATTATATGGTTCCCATTATTTTCTTGGGATTGGGGATAATATTTTATAGAAATTCTCTGGATATAAATTTCCCCTTCACTGCATCCAATCATTATAAATCAACATCTGCTTTGGATGAAAAATTATACAATACAAAAGAAATCGTTAAATTAATTCCAAATTATTCAATAGTTGCAACAGAATTTGATCTCGGGAGTTTTGTATCGCTTAAGAATAAACTCATTCCAATCAAAGAGGATTTTTCTGCATTTGGTTCGGATAGTCCAGAATATATCTTAATCGATACAGATATGGGATTCTCACCTTATATTTCACTAAACACCATTCGTGACTGGGAGAAAAGTTGGATCACCGAACAATCATATAATGTTTTTGCAGAAAAGGGTAGTCTGCGTTTACTGAAGAAGAAATAAAGCTAATCGTTGATACAATAATTCTATGGGATGACCAAAATCATTGTTACCATAAAACCACGACCTGGTTCGGATTGAACAAAAAGTTCCGAACCTGGCAGTTTCCATTTTATACGTTGCCGAACTTCCCCGAGACTTCTACTGAAAATTTGTTCTTCCAAATTGATGCTCTCATCAATTTTCATTCCCTTACCATTATCTGAAATGTTGATTCGTATTGATTTCTCGGAATCCCTTAGCGCATGTATGTTCAAAATATGATCTGTTTTGCTCTGAGTTCGAAATCCATGCTTGAATGAATTTTCAATGATTGGTTGAAGAATTAGCGGAGGAAGTCGGACATCTTCAAAACTGCAATCAAGTCGCTGATTGATTGTTAGAGTATCATAAAAACGCAATTTCTGCAAATGCAAATAGTCATCAAGAAATCCCCACTCTTCTGCAAATGGAATTAGGTCTCGATTGCTCTGATCTAAGAAAAATCTGTAGTTATTTGCAAGCTTTAAAATGGCATCGCTTATTAGCTCAGGCTTTACTTGGTAGAGAGCATGGATTGTATTTAGAGAATTGAATAGAAAATGTGGATTCATCTTCGATTGAAGATTACGAAATTTGGATTCCTTTAGATCGTTTTCTGCTTTCTGTAACATTTTTCTTTTTTCAAATATATTTCGTTCTAAGTTGAAACCCTGCGCTATAACACCGATTAATACACCCCATTGTACAAATGAAAAAGAACTTGGATCATTGCCCAACTCCAATAAAACCTCAATTGGTATACAGATAAAAGTCAATGCAAGTCCTACAAAATTACCCAGTCCATCTGGATGTCCATTTTTCCATGCCCTAAAGCTAACATAAATCGCAGACAGAAATGTAAACAAAACCAAAATAAGATACAGAAATCGATAGTGTATAAAATAAGTTATAGCTAAAGGGGATATATTTAGACATAGAGCGGCTGTGATCGTAACAATCGATACAACTAAATGAATTGAAATTAGAATATTCAATATTCCCCATTGCTTTGAACCAAATAATCTTCGTAAGCCGATAAGCATCGGAATCAGAAATAGACTATTGGCCATTATTAGTAGCGTAAAAAAATAACTTAAATCCTTTACCAAAAAATTCATGACTGGATTGGATAGAAAACCGATTAAACCAAATAAAAAAGCAAAGGATCCGAATTCTAAACTCAATTTATAGTTTTTCTTCCAATTAATGAGAGATATAACGATTACAGCCAATCCAATAAAGAGAAAGAAAGAACTCAGAGCAATTAAGGGTATCTGATCTCTAAGGAACTGAGTTGTAATATCATCCACACTTCCCATAGAAAAATTTTGTGGAGTGATTAGATACAAATAGCCTTTCTGATGCAAAATTCTCAAATATAAATATTTCTCAGATTTACCGTTTAATTTGACCCAAGAAATAAAAAATTCTTTCTGATTGAATACAGGATTCTCGACATCTAAATCTCCCATTTGCCCTAACAAATCGCCAGAATCATTAAAAATCTGATAAGCAACTCCACCATATTGCAATAATGAAGAAGTATGATCCCAATTATCCACTTCACTCACATCAAAGCGCATCCATAGAAATGACTCATCTGCAACCTTTTGCAATTCAGAATTGGAAATCAAAAGATCCATATTATTCCAAGTTCTTGTTTTCAATTCGGAAAACTTAAGCTTACCGAACTCATCTTTTCCAATATCACCTTTGATAAACTCAAATTTATTATAAATTTTATAAATATTTTTTCTAGTATTTGATCTTTCTGAAAAATATTCAAACGATGAGAATACGAAGACTATTCCGATACATAGTAACAGTGATAACGAGACCCAACTCGATTCAAAAATCAGATGGATTTTTCTTTTGAAATTTTCTAAAAATGAACCCATTATTTATAGACCAAGTCGTCCTTTTAAATTAGATGCATAGGCACGACCAACCGGAAGTACAGTGTCTTCTCCGTCTCTTAATTCCAACAAATATGATCCACCTTTATCATAGCGTATGGACGAGATATATTTTTTATTCACCATGTAACCTTTGTGGATACGATAGAAATGTTCATCAGAAAGTTTTCCTTCAATATCTTTTAATAATTTTGACACTTCATAATCTTTTTCTTTAGCATGGATCACGGTGTTTTTGTTATGCGAAGATAAATAAACTATCTCATCATAAGGGAGAAAACATTTTGCAGAATTACTTGTGAAAGTCAAAGATTGGGATTGAATATCTTGGCTATTGCGAATGTCTCCCCAGAATCTTATAGCCTTTTCGACCGATTTCCTAAATCTAGAAAAATCAAATGGCTTGAGCAAATAATCCAAAGCTTCATATTCAAATGCACTCACTGCGAATTCACTATAAGCAGTTGCAAATATAAAAAAACTATTCTTGTTGTGGAATTTTTTTAGTAAATCCAAGCCAGATTGGACTGGGATGTTTATATCCATAAAAATTAAATCATATTCTTTGTGGGAAAGTAAGCTCTCAGCGATCTGTCCATCTTCTGCAACTCCTGCGAGAACAAGTTCGGGACAATCCAAAACGTATTTAACCAGAAGTTCTCTTGCAGGATATTCGTCCTCAACGATCAATACGGAATAAGCTGTCTTTTCAATCATAAAGTATTTCTTAAATTGTTCTATTTATTATAAAATCCATTTATACGCAAATTTGCAAGCGTATACGCAAAACTGATGAGAATATACAATAGCGTTCACTCCTTGACAGATAGCTCTCACAGATATGGTGAAAGTATCTGACTACCCGCCTTTCTTTATCGATCGGTTGTATTATAGAAAATTTTATCGGAATTTAAAATATAGCAAAACTTTGAATTTTAGAAATTTTTATTGACTAGCCTCAGTGAATACAGCATCATACTTTTCTAAATTCGAAAAAGAAGAGTTCAATTAAATGAAAATTCTAATCCTAGTTTCTATAACCCTAACGGCATTAGCTAATTGCAATTCCACTTCTGAGAAATCTCAGATTCCGTTGGGTGCGAATATTCAGAAAATATCATCAAATCCTGAGCAATATAAGATCATTTCCACTGCAAAGGCTGCTGAAACTACTTTAGAAAGACGAAATTCCATGATCATGCAGAGATCATCTTGTGAAGGAGCTGATCTATTAGCACGAGAGAAACTAAAAGAAGTAAGTCAAGACCCGAAGGATTGGAAAAGCGCAACTGTAAAGACGAGTGAGAAGATTTTCTATCAGGGCGAGTTTTGTTCAAAAGAATTTCTATTTACACCTGGTAAATAGTCATGATTCAGAAATTATTTATTTCCTTTTTCATTTGTTTATGCATTCTACCTAATTTTCTCGCGAAAATCCAGGCACAATCGAATTCAAATTTGATTATTCTTGGTGAATTCAAAGGAATTCAGAATCAGGAACCGAGTATTACGACTACATTGACTAAACGAGTGACAGATTCGCTTGAAAAGGATAATTTTTCCGTCAAAGAAATTCCCTACAACCAGGTCAAAAATAATCTTGAATATACAAAAAGGCAGACAGCCCAATTTTATATAACAGGATATTATAATAGAAGTAGATTCGGAAACCTTGAAATATTCGCACAGATTTATAATCCTGAGACAGAAACTTTAATTGATGCATTGAGTATATCTGATGAGGTATTGAAAATTGAAGGTCTAGCTATAAACGATGCTGACGTAAAACAATCTGATGAAGAAATAATAGAAAAATTTGTAAAAAGATTAAATATTAAACTAAAACTCAATCCTAAAAAACAGGAAAGAAGAGAAGAGATCAACGAACATGTATTTGGAACTAAGATCAATAATAAAGAAGAATATCCTGTTGCAAAAGAAGATATCTCCAAGGAAGCGAGTCAAGTTTTTAAACTTTTGGAGGAAATAGAAGTTGTTTCCGCCACAAAAACTAAAGTAAAAATCATTGAAGCTCCGGCTGCCGTTTATGTTGTAACGGCAAAACAAATTCGTGAGCGCGGCTACAGAACGTTATCGGATGCTTTGCATCATTTACCTGGATTTGACTTCCAACACAATTACGGAATTTTTCCAGAGTTAATACACCAACGGGGATTAGTTGGAAATAATAACAGAACCAATATCTATATCGATGGTATCCAAGATAACAATATCAATGAAAATGGTTTTCTTGCAGGTTCAATTCGATTCCCGTTGATGAATGTTGAACGAATCGAAGTTGTATCTGGACCGGCATCTGCCCTTTACGGAGCGAACGCTTTCAACGGTATCATCAACATTATCACGAAAGATGGGAGCACGTCACCTGGCAATCATGCTGAATTTACCTACGGAAGTTATGAAAGCAATTTCAAAAATCCAGGTGCTTCTGCCAATTTCTCAGCTCGAGGTGTGTCTGAATCTGGCGGGATTCAATACAGCATAGGTGGATACTATTACAAAACGCAAGGTCCAAATTTTGGAGGAATAGGAAGACTTGATGGTGATGATCCTGTCGAGAACAAACTCTGCGGTGGTCAATGTATTTCTGATGGGAATGGTTTAGGATACTATTGGTCACCAAACTACAATAATTCGAAAGAAGAAACATACAATGTTACCGCCAAGTTCAAGATGAAAAATTTCCGATTCCAAACTATCAATTGGAAATATCATCAAGGTGAAGGAACATTTGCGAATGGTAACCAACAAATTGATTTCAAACAGCGAGGCCTTGAAACAGGCAAATTTGATGAGAGAAATACTGCTAGGTTACTTGGAATTCTAAATGGAAATGCAAGCCCAGAAGGATTTATTGGTTCCAATTGGGATTTCCAAAACAATGCAGTCACAATGGGCTATGATCTACCTCTTACCGATAAGTTGAGCCTTGATTCTGAAGCTACAGTTCGTCATACATCGATTATGTCATCAAGCAAAGAATCCTATCCAAATGATACATCGACCAACCCACAGTATAGAACTGGGGATTTCACAATTGCAGAGAATTACGCAAGACCTGATTATGCTTATCAGCTAGAAGAGAAACTTTTCTATAATCCCAATGAATATATGTCTACAGTTGTTGGTATCGTTGCAAGGCATTTTGTTGTTGCAAAAGGCTATGGAACCTACGAGAGAGTGAACATCAACAACTTTGCTGGATATATTCAACAGAGCATCCGAATCTGGGAAAAAGTCACTTTGTTAGGTGGTATACGTCATGACGAAACATCAACTTATGGTGGAGCAACCAACCCAAGAGCAAGTATTGTTTATCAACCAATAAAAGAATTATCTTTTAAGGCTTTGTACAGCACGGGGTTTAGAGAACCTACAGTTTTTGAGCTTTTCTCGCAGACTTTGCAAAGAAAAACAAACCCTGATTTAATTCCAGAAACATTGGTGACTAAAGAATTAGGAATGAGTTATATTCTTTTCAAAAAATTATCTGGATCCATTCATGCTTTTGAGAACAAAATTGAAAATCTTATCATTGAAGTAAGAACAAGAGACGACTTGGCTATCAATGGTGTAGAACCTACTGCAGGCTCTTGGAACCAGAATCAAAATTTAGGTGAAGTTAAGATTAGAGGTTTAGAATTTTCTAATAATACAAAGATCACAGATTGGTTAGATGTTTTTGCTAATTATACCTATACCCGTGGAGAGTATATAAATCTTCCATCCAGCCTACAAACTTCTCCAAGTACTCGAGGTCGCGAAGGAGATAATTACGGTGATGATATCTACTTGGCAATTTATGAAGAATTGACTGGAGATAAAACTAGTCCGACAAAAGGACCAGTTCCACATATTGCTCCACATAAATGGAATGTGGGATTTACTTACCATATCAATA of Leptospira sp. GIMC2001 contains these proteins:
- a CDS encoding aldolase/citrate lyase family protein is translated as MSNLKEYLKHYPILAIKTGTETEDMGSEEILYLKKLCANLLPVYVKIGGPEARNDMRICQKIGVEGISAPMIESEYALRNFISSLKNVVAPKYYQSLRKSINLETITGYKNYLDILDRPEINELDQITAARSDLSASMDRKPDDPEVTRVTRNIVRMAKERGLNTCVGGTITKKNFDLIREEIQPDFINSRHIMVDVSKLKSITGEEIAEAMLSIEIEIYELFAKEFPEKSYHYKNRIETNRERIGERKVLYFIR
- a CDS encoding DUF2079 domain-containing protein → MKPNFIRSIFFAFVILYFFNLFLYPHSDPRIFHRIFAYIAILIGTILFYYLYSNRLAITNNSNSSDSITHKIKSNYETSSEEGFNSKKIYLFYVFIGIILSLTFIVHFVLVTFGLQSIFFLGELDFVSMGEIINNIARDGNFTSRFHGDFQSSYLAHHFAPGLVFYVPFFWLTNDRLILAWSQCFYTLVIIVLIYLNIKKYNWKSWEYYFWILIFASNIYLYRLSLSYHFEILYVIFFLGIIYFRNQSNIFGEILCLFSAISIKEDIAIYLGLFYAIESITSFKIILGSPKNTIQLGSINISTTEKKEWILPIKDFCISLFCILTFFIFTPLLRNLMEVNSDENWLSIWSNWGTTPVQIVTTVIFHPIDFLTSIFAKKNILLEISMGFAFLFWLSPKHFIYIFMISCLHFISSREWHNELYNYYIYPILPVLIIGTIEGWNRIRKYLGHYMVPIIFLGLGIIFYRNSLDINFPFTASNHYKSTSALDEKLYNTKEIVKLIPNYSIVATEFDLGSFVSLKNKLIPIKEDFSAFGSDSPEYILIDTDMGFSPYISLNTIRDWEKSWITEQSYNVFAEKGSLRLLKKK
- a CDS encoding sensor histidine kinase, which encodes MGSFLENFKRKIHLIFESSWVSLSLLLCIGIVFVFSSFEYFSERSNTRKNIYKIYNKFEFIKGDIGKDEFGKLKFSELKTRTWNNMDLLISNSELQKVADESFLWMRFDVSEVDNWDHTSSLLQYGGVAYQIFNDSGDLLGQMGDLDVENPVFNQKEFFISWVKLNGKSEKYLYLRILHQKGYLYLITPQNFSMGSVDDITTQFLRDQIPLIALSSFFLFIGLAVIVISLINWKKNYKLSLEFGSFAFLFGLIGFLSNPVMNFLVKDLSYFFTLLIMANSLFLIPMLIGLRRLFGSKQWGILNILISIHLVVSIVTITAALCLNISPLAITYFIHYRFLYLILVLFTFLSAIYVSFRAWKNGHPDGLGNFVGLALTFICIPIEVLLELGNDPSSFSFVQWGVLIGVIAQGFNLERNIFEKRKMLQKAENDLKESKFRNLQSKMNPHFLFNSLNTIHALYQVKPELISDAILKLANNYRFFLDQSNRDLIPFAEEWGFLDDYLHLQKLRFYDTLTINQRLDCSFEDVRLPPLILQPIIENSFKHGFRTQSKTDHILNIHALRDSEKSIRINISDNGKGMKIDESINLEEQIFSRSLGEVRQRIKWKLPGSELFVQSEPGRGFMVTMILVIP
- a CDS encoding LytR/AlgR family response regulator transcription factor — its product is MIEKTAYSVLIVEDEYPARELLVKYVLDCPELVLAGVAEDGQIAESLLSHKEYDLIFMDINIPVQSGLDLLKKFHNKNSFFIFATAYSEFAVSAFEYEALDYLLKPFDFSRFRKSVEKAIRFWGDIRNSQDIQSQSLTFTSNSAKCFLPYDEIVYLSSHNKNTVIHAKEKDYEVSKLLKDIEGKLSDEHFYRIHKGYMVNKKYISSIRYDKGGSYLLELRDGEDTVLPVGRAYASNLKGRLGL